In Blautia wexlerae DSM 19850, a single window of DNA contains:
- a CDS encoding helix-turn-helix domain-containing protein, whose product MAKRPVEKYDFKAFGEAIKAARTGRKESRKQVSDEMYISPRYLANIENKGQHPSLQIFFELMLRYNISVDQFLLDTPVGKDTKRRQLDALLDDMSDNGIRIVTATAKEISEVEKEDK is encoded by the coding sequence ATGGCAAAAAGACCAGTAGAAAAATATGACTTCAAAGCCTTTGGAGAAGCGATAAAAGCTGCGCGGACAGGACGCAAGGAAAGCCGCAAACAGGTAAGTGATGAAATGTATATTTCCCCTCGCTACCTTGCGAATATTGAGAATAAAGGACAGCACCCCAGTCTGCAAATCTTTTTTGAGCTTATGCTCCGTTACAATATATCCGTAGACCAGTTTCTTTTAGATACGCCCGTCGGAAAAGATACAAAGCGGCGGCAGCTCGACGCTCTGCTTGATGATATGAGCGATAACGGCATACGGATTGTAACAGCAACCGCAAAGGAAATTTCAGAAGTCGAAAAAGAGGACAAATAG
- a CDS encoding helix-turn-helix domain-containing protein: protein MEYMSCPEAAKKWGISERRVQVLCRENRIPGVSKLGYMWLIPKDAEKPIDGRTKRGKELHHE, encoded by the coding sequence ATGGAATATATGTCTTGCCCCGAAGCAGCGAAGAAATGGGGAATTTCTGAAAGGCGGGTACAGGTACTTTGCAGAGAAAACCGCATACCGGGTGTTTCAAAACTTGGATATATGTGGCTGATACCAAAGGACGCTGAAAAACCGATTGACGGGAGAACAAAACGAGGAAAGGAGCTGCACCATGAATAA
- a CDS encoding sensor histidine kinase: MDINVYLFIVIALMLLIIMYLLFVLRRVRTQLALIKDALDDIKGGNLNRRILAGENDMTKTICYDINKIAVNSQAQLIRQRQSEQAYKRLMTSLSHDVKTPLASLVGYLEAVENKIVIGEEKDEYIHVAHEKAHYMKSFVENLFEWVKLDSGEQIFHFEKFDLNELSRNIIADWIPVLESNHFEYEFVIPETEYFIHIDVNAYTRVLNNLFQNIIIHSAGDKMALHICEDIQQAKIIISDNGKGIAPDKLPHIFERMYQCDQSRSAKGNGLGLAIAKELISVHKGTITAENSSDKGTVFTILLPKAL; this comes from the coding sequence ATGGATATAAATGTTTATCTTTTCATAGTGATAGCCCTTATGCTGCTTATTATTATGTATCTCCTTTTTGTCTTACGGCGTGTGCGGACACAGCTTGCGCTGATAAAAGACGCCTTAGATGATATAAAGGGAGGGAATTTGAACCGACGTATTTTAGCAGGCGAAAACGATATGACAAAAACAATTTGCTATGACATTAACAAAATAGCAGTAAACAGTCAGGCGCAGCTTATACGGCAAAGACAATCTGAACAGGCATATAAACGGCTGATGACAAGTCTTTCACATGATGTAAAGACCCCGCTTGCTTCTCTTGTAGGTTATCTGGAAGCGGTTGAAAACAAAATTGTTATTGGAGAGGAAAAGGACGAATATATCCATGTCGCACATGAAAAAGCCCACTATATGAAATCCTTTGTGGAAAATTTGTTTGAATGGGTAAAACTGGATTCCGGAGAGCAGATTTTTCATTTTGAAAAATTTGACCTTAACGAGTTATCCCGCAACATTATAGCGGATTGGATTCCCGTCTTAGAAAGCAATCATTTTGAATATGAGTTTGTCATACCCGAAACAGAGTATTTTATTCACATAGATGTAAACGCATATACCCGCGTACTTAACAATCTTTTTCAAAATATTATTATCCATAGTGCGGGAGATAAAATGGCACTGCATATTTGTGAAGATATACAACAAGCTAAAATTATAATTTCAGATAATGGAAAAGGAATAGCTCCCGATAAGCTGCCACATATTTTTGAAAGAATGTACCAGTGCGACCAGTCGCGGTCTGCAAAGGGAAATGGTTTAGGACTGGCGATTGCTAAAGAGCTTATCAGTGTTCACAAAGGAACCATTACCGCTGAAAACAGCTCTGATAAAGGGACTGTATTTACTATATTGCTTCCCAAAGCCCTGTAA
- a CDS encoding plasmid mobilization protein, translating into MNGRKRKVQIKFYVTEEERALIEQKMKLVPTQNMAAYLRKIAIDGYIIQTDHSDIKAMTAEIQKIGVNVNQIAKRVNATGSVYQEDIEEIKGVLAEIWRLQRLSLLKAR; encoded by the coding sequence ATGAACGGACGCAAAAGAAAAGTACAAATCAAATTCTATGTAACAGAGGAAGAACGGGCATTGATTGAACAGAAAATGAAGCTCGTCCCTACCCAAAATATGGCGGCGTATCTTCGCAAGATTGCCATTGACGGGTATATCATTCAGACAGACCATAGCGACATAAAAGCCATGACAGCGGAGATACAGAAAATCGGGGTCAACGTCAATCAGATTGCAAAGCGTGTCAATGCGACAGGCAGCGTCTACCAAGAGGACATAGAGGAAATAAAGGGGGTGCTTGCGGAGATATGGCGGTTACAAAGATTAAGCCTATTAAAAGCACGTTGA
- a CDS encoding response regulator transcription factor → MNKVLIIDDDKELCALMKKCIEQEKLSAVTVYNGIEGVRLIDENKDSYSLIILDVMLPDIDGFQILQKIRDTSNIPVLMLTAKSSEEDKVFGLRLGADDYLTKPFGINELLARVNSLIRRYTTLNPFTADIDSISLKDMVIDKLNRTVTVKDIPVLLTGKEFDLLLFLASNKGRVFTKKQIYSQVWEEEYAFDDSNIMSFISKLRKKIEPDPDHPFYILTVRGVGYRFNKEA, encoded by the coding sequence ATGAATAAAGTTTTGATTATAGATGATGATAAAGAGCTTTGCGCTCTTATGAAAAAGTGCATAGAGCAGGAAAAATTATCAGCCGTAACTGTATATAACGGTATTGAGGGGGTTCGTCTAATTGATGAAAATAAAGATAGCTATTCCCTTATTATTTTGGACGTAATGCTGCCGGATATAGACGGGTTTCAGATTCTCCAAAAAATTAGAGATACAAGCAATATCCCGGTGCTTATGCTTACTGCAAAAAGCAGCGAAGAAGATAAGGTTTTCGGTCTGCGACTGGGAGCAGACGACTACTTGACAAAGCCATTTGGTATTAACGAGCTTTTGGCGCGTGTCAATTCCCTTATCCGGCGATATACCACCTTAAACCCCTTTACGGCAGACATAGACAGCATATCGTTGAAAGATATGGTAATTGACAAATTAAATCGTACAGTTACGGTCAAAGATATTCCCGTTTTGCTTACAGGAAAAGAATTTGATTTACTTCTCTTTCTTGCTTCCAACAAAGGACGAGTATTTACCAAAAAACAAATTTATTCACAGGTATGGGAGGAAGAATACGCTTTTGATGATAGCAATATTATGTCTTTTATTAGCAAATTAAGGAAAAAGATTGAGCCAGACCCCGACCACCCCTTTTACATTTTAACTGTCCGGGGTGTCGGCTACCGTTTTAACAAGGAGGCGTAA
- a CDS encoding RNA polymerase sigma factor has product MEPNSREFYKQCSFQKYCNAVLHNEACDAHRELRTHKAKEVTFSDMTLDEARQLHTFDEYFKRETAETVFEKAGKKITPKLLLEAIRTLPEEKRKAILLYYFEGMSDTEIAELLNTPRSTIQYRRTSSFEQLRKYLEENADEWDEW; this is encoded by the coding sequence GTGGAACCTAATAGCAGGGAGTTTTATAAGCAATGTTCTTTTCAGAAGTATTGCAATGCGGTATTGCACAATGAAGCGTGCGACGCTCATAGAGAGCTTCGTACACATAAGGCAAAGGAAGTAACCTTTTCCGACATGACCTTAGATGAAGCGCGACAGCTACATACCTTTGATGAATATTTCAAACGGGAAACTGCTGAAACCGTCTTTGAAAAAGCCGGAAAGAAAATCACGCCGAAGCTGCTTCTTGAAGCAATCCGTACTTTGCCGGAAGAAAAGCGCAAAGCCATATTGCTGTATTATTTCGAGGGAATGAGCGATACAGAAATTGCAGAGTTGCTCAATACACCGAGAAGCACAATACAGTACAGGCGGACAAGCTCTTTTGAACAATTAAGAAAATATTTGGAGGAAAATGCTGATGAATGGGACGAATGGTAA
- a CDS encoding ABC transporter ATP-binding protein, which translates to MNKYVIETKQLTKTYGEQTVVNSVNIHVKQGQIYGLLGRNGAGKTTIMKMILGLTDITSGEVDVFGQNIKGREKRVYPRIGAIIETPGFYPNLTGTENLEIFAKLRGTAAPNAVKNALEIVGLPYRDKKLFSKYSLGMKQRLGIANAILHDPELLILDEPTNGLDPIGIAEVRDFIKTLSIERGKTILISSHILSEIALLADDIGIIDHGVLLEENSMNELQKKNSKYILLQVSDIPKTSLVLERQFGVTEYSVQDEHTLRIYDTSLDMAAVNKALVVQDIAVISSQLCNDTLEDYFKKITGGEGIA; encoded by the coding sequence ATGAATAAATATGTAATTGAAACAAAACAACTGACAAAAACTTATGGAGAGCAAACGGTAGTCAATTCTGTTAATATTCATGTGAAACAAGGACAGATATATGGGCTGTTGGGGCGTAATGGGGCGGGTAAAACCACAATTATGAAAATGATTTTGGGGTTGACCGATATTACTTCCGGCGAAGTAGACGTATTCGGTCAAAATATCAAAGGGAGGGAAAAAAGAGTATATCCCCGGATTGGTGCTATTATTGAAACACCCGGCTTTTATCCGAATTTAACAGGTACGGAAAACTTGGAGATATTTGCAAAACTGCGCGGTACTGCTGCGCCAAATGCAGTAAAAAACGCCTTGGAGATTGTCGGTCTGCCTTATCGGGACAAAAAATTGTTTAGCAAGTATTCTCTTGGAATGAAGCAGCGTCTTGGAATAGCAAATGCTATTTTACATGACCCTGAACTGCTAATCTTAGATGAACCCACAAACGGTCTTGACCCGATAGGCATTGCAGAAGTAAGGGACTTTATTAAGACTTTAAGTATCGAGCGCGGAAAAACAATTCTCATTTCCAGTCATATTCTGTCCGAAATTGCACTACTGGCTGATGACATCGGCATTATTGACCATGGTGTACTACTGGAAGAAAACAGCATGAATGAGCTACAAAAGAAAAACAGTAAGTATATACTTCTGCAAGTTTCTGATATACCGAAAACTTCTCTTGTTTTGGAAAGGCAGTTTGGGGTTACCGAATATTCCGTACAGGACGAACACACCCTGCGGATTTATGACACTTCGTTGGATATGGCTGCTGTCAATAAAGCTCTTGTGGTACAGGATATAGCTGTTATCAGTTCTCAGCTATGCAATGATACATTAGAGGACTATTTCAAAAAAATCACAGGAGGAGAAGGAATTGCTTAG
- a CDS encoding helix-turn-helix domain-containing protein, with protein sequence MNGTNGNQPGYPENALVPYPVIVAATKGDPDAMKMVLQHFSGYIARLSMRKLYDERGNVYFGIDNDIRERLQAKLMMAVLNFRTEK encoded by the coding sequence ATGAATGGGACGAATGGTAATCAACCTGGCTACCCGGAAAATGCCCTTGTTCCTTATCCTGTCATTGTGGCAGCGACAAAGGGCGACCCGGACGCTATGAAAATGGTCTTGCAGCATTTCAGCGGTTATATAGCCCGTTTATCCATGCGAAAGTTATATGACGAGCGTGGAAATGTTTATTTTGGTATAGACAACGACATTCGGGAACGGCTGCAAGCCAAACTGATGATGGCTGTCCTCAATTTTAGAACAGAGAAATAA
- a CDS encoding excisionase, giving the protein MNNNDVPIWEKYTLTIEEAAKYFRIGESKLRKLAEENPVPDWVMMNGNRIQIKRKQFEKMIDTVDAI; this is encoded by the coding sequence TTGAACAATAACGACGTGCCGATTTGGGAAAAGTACACTCTTACCATAGAAGAAGCCGCAAAATATTTCCGTATCGGAGAAAGCAAGCTGCGGAAACTGGCAGAAGAAAATCCCGTCCCGGACTGGGTAATGATGAACGGAAACCGTATTCAGATTAAGCGTAAGCAGTTTGAAAAAATGATTGATACGGTGGACGCAATCTGA
- a CDS encoding ABC transporter permease, with protein MMKELIWAEHQKLRRSKIVLVAIFAVIMVAIIVFTQGQFSFGEKRYIDDAGWFMNAAQSLATFFVLPAVIALLGSYMICREEQEDTIKSLRLIPISEAKMTIAKLLITFAFSVLFYLLLFGITFLVEVILHFRGLSIKMILSFFKIYLLDGIGIFFAIAPVIAVVSRIKKGYWLALIFTVIYSFAGLFTSISDVLSACYPITATFNISGYYSATFGEIIISLMSLFFCGLFSVLILISKKTIKNK; from the coding sequence ATGATGAAAGAATTGATTTGGGCAGAACATCAAAAACTCCGACGTTCAAAAATTGTGTTGGTCGCCATATTCGCAGTTATTATGGTTGCAATTATTGTTTTTACTCAAGGGCAGTTTTCTTTTGGGGAAAAACGCTATATAGATGACGCAGGGTGGTTTATGAACGCAGCACAGTCTTTAGCAACTTTTTTTGTTCTTCCTGCGGTTATTGCACTTTTGGGGAGCTATATGATTTGTCGTGAGGAACAAGAAGATACTATTAAATCATTACGTTTAATTCCAATAAGTGAAGCTAAAATGACGATTGCAAAATTACTTATTACTTTTGCATTTAGCGTACTCTTTTATTTGCTGCTTTTCGGCATTACATTTTTAGTTGAAGTTATTTTGCATTTTAGGGGCTTGTCTATCAAAATGATTTTAAGTTTTTTCAAAATCTATTTACTTGACGGCATTGGGATTTTCTTTGCTATTGCACCTGTTATTGCGGTTGTATCAAGAATAAAGAAAGGCTATTGGCTTGCTTTGATTTTTACAGTAATTTATTCTTTTGCAGGATTATTCACAAGTATATCCGATGTTCTTTCGGCTTGCTATCCTATTACTGCTACATTCAATATTTCCGGCTATTATTCTGCCACCTTTGGAGAAATCATTATTAGCCTTATGAGTTTGTTCTTTTGTGGATTGTTTTCTGTCTTGATTTTAATATCTAAAAAAACAATCAAAAATAAGTAA
- a CDS encoding relaxase/mobilization nuclease domain-containing protein, translating to MAVTKIKPIKSTLSKALDYIQNPDKTDGKTLVSSFGCSYETADIEFEYTLSQARQKGNNLAFHLIQSFEPGEVDCEKAHTIGKQLADAVTKGQHEYVLTTHIDKGHIHNHIIFCAVNFVDYHKYNSNKRSYYGIRNISDKLCRENGLSVVIPGKGSKGKSYAEYQAEKTGTSWKGKLKIAVDTLIPQVASFEELLQRLQAAGYEIKPGKYISCRAPGQERFTRIKTLGADYTEEAIKERIAGKHTKAAKAPKEQRGVSLLIDIESSIKAQESRGYEQWAKIHNLKLAAKTMNFLTEHKIEQYADLVSRIEEINAENEKTADALKSVEKRLADMAVLMKHVTTYQKTKTVYEAYRRAKDKDTYRAKQESSLILHEAVAKALKAAGVTKLPNLAAMQEEYGKLQAQKEALYTDYGKLKKQVKEYDVIKQNIDSILRLEKEPERGRETERLQ from the coding sequence ATGGCGGTTACAAAGATTAAGCCTATTAAAAGCACGTTGAGCAAAGCCCTTGATTATATCCAAAACCCGGATAAGACAGACGGGAAAACGCTTGTGTCCTCCTTTGGGTGCAGCTATGAAACGGCAGATATTGAGTTTGAATATACTTTGTCGCAGGCTCGGCAGAAAGGGAACAACTTAGCCTTTCATCTGATACAATCGTTTGAACCGGGAGAGGTGGACTGTGAGAAAGCCCACACAATCGGAAAACAGCTTGCCGACGCGGTAACAAAGGGACAGCATGAATACGTCTTGACTACCCACATAGACAAAGGGCATATCCATAACCATATCATTTTTTGTGCGGTCAACTTTGTTGACTACCATAAGTACAATTCCAATAAGCGCAGTTACTACGGCATACGGAACATAAGTGATAAGCTGTGCAGGGAAAACGGGCTGTCCGTTGTCATTCCGGGTAAAGGCAGTAAGGGAAAAAGCTATGCAGAATATCAAGCGGAAAAGACGGGAACAAGTTGGAAAGGCAAGCTAAAAATTGCCGTTGATACACTTATCCCCCAAGTAGCAAGTTTTGAAGAATTATTGCAGCGGTTACAGGCGGCGGGCTATGAGATAAAGCCGGGAAAATATATCTCCTGCCGCGCTCCCGGACAGGAACGCTTTACCCGCATAAAAACCCTCGGTGCAGATTATACAGAGGAAGCAATCAAAGAACGGATTGCAGGCAAGCACACAAAGGCAGCGAAAGCTCCCAAAGAGCAGCGCGGCGTATCGCTGCTTATCGACATTGAAAGTAGTATCAAGGCACAAGAGAGCCGGGGCTATGAACAGTGGGCGAAAATCCATAATCTGAAACTGGCTGCAAAAACTATGAATTTCTTGACAGAACACAAGATTGAGCAGTACGCGGATTTAGTCAGCCGGATTGAAGAAATAAATGCGGAAAATGAAAAGACAGCAGACGCATTAAAGAGCGTGGAGAAACGTCTTGCAGACATGGCGGTGCTGATGAAGCACGTTACCACCTACCAAAAAACAAAAACCGTCTATGAAGCATACCGCAGGGCAAAGGATAAGGACACATACCGGGCAAAGCAGGAAAGCAGTCTGATACTCCATGAAGCGGTGGCAAAGGCATTGAAAGCGGCGGGCGTTACCAAGCTCCCCAATCTTGCCGCCATGCAGGAAGAATACGGGAAGCTCCAAGCGCAGAAAGAAGCCCTTTACACTGATTATGGCAAGCTGAAAAAACAGGTCAAGGAATACGACGTTATCAAACAGAACATAGACAGTATTTTAAGACTGGAAAAAGAACCGGAACGGGGCAGGGAAACCGAACGCTTACAGTAG
- a CDS encoding helix-turn-helix domain-containing protein has product MADQTIPDYETISAAVTGETWAVEKVLMCYKDEIDRQATVKKRQPDGTFKLEIDEDMRQYITMKLIEALPQFPLEEMEREEKRNRDKKS; this is encoded by the coding sequence ATGGCAGACCAAACGATACCCGATTATGAAACCATAAGCGCCGCCGTTACCGGAGAAACATGGGCGGTGGAAAAGGTGCTTATGTGCTACAAGGACGAAATCGACAGGCAGGCAACTGTAAAGAAACGTCAGCCGGACGGAACATTCAAACTGGAAATTGATGAAGATATGCGCCAGTATATCACAATGAAGCTGATAGAAGCCCTCCCCCAGTTTCCCCTTGAAGAAATGGAAAGAGAGGAAAAAAGAAATCGGGACAAAAAATCATAA
- a CDS encoding site-specific integrase: protein MSEKRRDNKNRILRTGESQRKDGRYAYKYIDTFGKPQFVYSWKLVPTDKTPAGKRDDIALREKEKEIQKDLDDGIDHIGKKMTVCQLYAKQIRHRANVRHGTKQGRKQLMRILQEDKLGACRIENVKLSDAKEWALRMKEKGYGFKTINNHKRSLKAAFYTAIQDDCIRKNPFDFQLNTVLEDDTEPKEPLSPTQEAAFLSFVQHDKVYQKYYDEIIILLGTGLRISELCGLTEADIDLDKQLINVDHQLLKIADVGYYVETPKTKSGNRVIPMSEKVLEAFQRVLNKRKYAQPVILEGYTKFLFLNRNGLPKVAVNYESMFRGLVRKYTKTQKVALPKVMTPHTLRHTFCTTLANAGMNPKALQYIMGHSNINMTLNYYAHTTSETSITEMKRLIA, encoded by the coding sequence ATGTCGGAAAAAAGACGGGATAATAAAAATCGTATTCTCCGCACCGGAGAGAGCCAGAGAAAAGACGGGAGATATGCCTACAAATATATAGATACCTTTGGAAAACCGCAGTTTGTGTATTCTTGGAAGTTAGTACCTACGGACAAAACCCCGGCAGGAAAACGCGACGATATAGCGTTGAGGGAAAAAGAGAAAGAAATCCAAAAAGACCTTGACGACGGTATCGACCATATCGGAAAGAAAATGACGGTCTGCCAACTCTACGCAAAGCAGATACGCCACCGGGCAAATGTGCGGCATGGTACAAAGCAGGGGCGAAAACAGCTCATGCGGATTTTGCAGGAGGATAAACTTGGAGCCTGCCGGATTGAAAATGTGAAGCTCTCCGACGCAAAGGAATGGGCATTACGCATGAAAGAAAAAGGTTACGGCTTCAAGACTATCAACAACCACAAGCGTTCCTTAAAGGCTGCTTTTTACACAGCCATACAGGACGATTGTATTCGTAAAAATCCATTTGACTTCCAGTTGAACACAGTCCTTGAAGATGATACGGAACCAAAGGAACCTCTATCCCCTACGCAGGAAGCGGCTTTTCTGTCCTTTGTGCAGCATGATAAAGTCTATCAGAAATACTACGACGAGATTATCATACTGTTAGGGACAGGGCTTCGCATTTCGGAACTCTGCGGACTGACGGAAGCTGACATTGACTTAGACAAACAGCTTATCAATGTAGACCACCAACTTTTGAAGATTGCAGACGTGGGTTACTATGTGGAAACGCCTAAGACGAAAAGCGGCAATCGGGTTATTCCTATGAGTGAAAAAGTGTTGGAAGCATTTCAACGGGTGCTGAACAAACGGAAATATGCACAGCCTGTTATTTTAGAGGGCTACACAAAGTTTCTGTTTCTTAACCGGAACGGCTTGCCAAAAGTGGCAGTCAACTATGAAAGTATGTTCCGGGGGCTTGTAAGGAAATACACAAAAACGCAAAAGGTAGCATTGCCAAAGGTAATGACACCGCACACCTTACGCCACACATTCTGCACCACGTTAGCAAATGCAGGAATGAACCCAAAGGCATTGCAGTACATCATGGGACATTCCAACATCAATATGACGCTGAACTATTACGCGCATACGACTTCCGAAACGTCGATAACAGAAATGAAGCGGCTGATTGCATAA
- a CDS encoding transposon-transfer assisting family protein, with amino-acid sequence MIRLTVEEMNLLSIYHEGSKAQLMENMTAALPFMDEDMRPFAERTLQKISPLTENEYAELAIFAADEV; translated from the coding sequence ATGATTAGACTGACCGTTGAAGAAATGAACCTGTTGAGTATTTACCATGAGGGAAGCAAAGCACAGCTTATGGAAAATATGACGGCTGCGCTGCCGTTCATGGACGAGGATATGCGCCCCTTTGCAGAACGCACCTTACAGAAAATTTCCCCGCTAACAGAAAACGAGTATGCGGAGCTTGCCATTTTCGCCGCTGATGAAGTATGA
- a CDS encoding ABC transporter permease, which produces MTIISTEMLKWKRNKTVLGIFILTAILGIFAVERAFSISRSSSLMNSFSDLYTLAFKNLTSLFLPIVLSMFATTLFFDEQKNDTLKGLLIIPISKTQLYFSKIAVVIFMSLALCLLTFAICILGGFLAGGFTDLNTETILQAGLLFLAGGVLVPLAMLPVIFLATLAKGYVLPIGAALLYLVPVVLIPSGIMGLHPLASVMGIYPYISSDAAEMVKKWAGGIEITISPNICLISLLVIGSISAIVSVLALRKQTY; this is translated from the coding sequence ATGACTATCATTTCTACTGAAATGCTGAAATGGAAACGCAATAAGACAGTCTTAGGTATCTTTATTCTAACTGCAATTTTAGGAATATTCGCAGTTGAACGTGCTTTCAGTATATCAAGAAGTAGCTCACTAATGAATAGTTTTAGTGATTTATACACATTGGCATTTAAGAACCTTACAAGTTTGTTTCTGCCTATTGTGTTGAGTATGTTTGCAACCACATTGTTCTTTGATGAACAGAAAAATGATACCTTAAAAGGACTTCTGATTATTCCGATTTCCAAAACGCAACTTTATTTTTCAAAGATAGCAGTGGTAATTTTTATGTCATTAGCACTATGTCTGCTTACTTTTGCAATCTGTATTCTTGGCGGCTTTCTTGCAGGCGGCTTTACAGATTTGAATACGGAAACAATTTTACAGGCGGGATTATTATTTTTAGCCGGTGGCGTGTTAGTTCCACTTGCAATGCTCCCCGTTATTTTTTTAGCAACATTGGCAAAGGGATATGTTCTACCGATTGGGGCTGCATTACTTTATCTTGTGCCTGTCGTGCTTATTCCGTCGGGGATTATGGGACTGCACCCACTGGCGAGTGTTATGGGAATTTATCCCTATATTTCATCTGACGCAGCAGAAATGGTTAAGAAATGGGCGGGAGGAATAGAAATAACTATATCTCCGAATATCTGTTTAATTTCTCTTTTGGTAATTGGAAGTATTTCAGCCATTGTTTCCGTACTTGCATTGCGGAAACAGACCTATTGA
- a CDS encoding cysteine-rich VLP domain-containing protein, with translation MTGGKRLTPPQSRKVNSLVKKECCNCERGHCILLDDGEECVCPQLISCSLLCKWFQIAVLPLDKLLYAELFKTEDKKRCTECGTFFVSKSNSVKYCPDCRKRITRRQAAERMRKRRAAVTR, from the coding sequence ATGACCGGGGGTAAGCGGCTTACGCCGCCACAGAGCCGAAAAGTCAACAGCCTTGTAAAAAAGGAGTGCTGCAACTGCGAGCGCGGACACTGTATCTTACTGGACGACGGGGAGGAATGTGTCTGCCCGCAGCTCATTTCCTGTTCGCTTTTATGCAAGTGGTTTCAAATTGCCGTACTTCCTCTTGATAAGCTACTGTATGCAGAGCTTTTCAAGACAGAGGACAAAAAGCGTTGTACCGAGTGCGGCACGTTCTTTGTATCAAAATCGAACAGCGTCAAATACTGCCCGGACTGCCGGAAGCGGATTACCCGCAGACAGGCAGCCGAGCGCATGAGGAAACGGCGTGCGGCGGTTACGCGATAA
- a CDS encoding ABC transporter permease: MLLSALFMPLLAVFYFRSADKTVIEPLQFYKWTTFSYTAWIILPVVLGLVSTMLMYDENQNDMLKQLWIIPISKTGYFFSKFIVVLSYSVCFMLLTAIASVFFGMLPGYITFEWNSISYLFKKCIEIAILTAFSILPLLAVAAAGKNYILPVCVTLVYTFLSFILLMVNMYLHPLSSATAIIMRDIPGVILAQEVNIPAALFCIGIWTIVSIVFAYISLKHRK, translated from the coding sequence ATGCTGTTATCCGCTCTTTTCATGCCACTTCTTGCAGTTTTTTATTTCAGAAGTGCTGATAAAACAGTTATTGAACCATTACAATTTTATAAGTGGACTACATTCAGCTATACAGCTTGGATTATACTTCCTGTTGTATTGGGTTTGGTTTCTACTATGCTCATGTATGACGAAAATCAAAACGATATGCTCAAACAGTTGTGGATTATACCGATTAGCAAGACAGGATATTTTTTTAGCAAATTTATTGTTGTACTGTCTTATTCCGTTTGTTTTATGTTGCTTACAGCCATAGCGTCTGTATTTTTCGGTATGCTTCCCGGTTATATAACCTTTGAATGGAATAGTATCAGTTATCTATTTAAGAAATGTATTGAAATCGCCATACTTACCGCATTTTCCATATTACCACTTTTAGCGGTTGCAGCTGCCGGGAAGAACTATATACTCCCTGTATGTGTGACACTGGTTTACACCTTTCTTAGCTTTATTTTGCTTATGGTTAATATGTACCTACACCCTCTATCCAGTGCAACAGCAATTATCATGCGAGATATTCCCGGTGTTATTTTGGCACAGGAAGTCAATATTCCGGCTGCACTTTTTTGTATCGGTATATGGACTATTGTTTCTATCGTATTTGCGTACATTTCCTTAAAGCATAGAAAGTGA